One genomic region from Diabrotica undecimpunctata isolate CICGRU chromosome 9, icDiaUnde3, whole genome shotgun sequence encodes:
- the LOC140451075 gene encoding uncharacterized protein, whose translation MFRFANNAKPLSRKVTDTLEVSELQNAELKIIKMLQYSNFSSEFSELKKGKTLSNKCLLPLNSFLDENEMLRVGGRLRNSDVTFDQRYPLLLPSKNRVVRLILHREHVRLCHSGPQNTLSQIRLKYWPLNGLREVKKVTHQSMVCFRFRAKPATQIMADLPKERLNSSRVFAHVGLDFGGPFQITASNLRKAPLLKSYIALFICLSTRAVHIEVVSGLSTETFLLALKRFISRRGLPQTIFSDNPTNFLGARNQLFELYKFFKEKESSRSIKEFFCLISYSLENYSSSSPSPWWYLGSAIKSAKHHMRRLLGNVKLTFEEFTTVLFQIEAVLNCRPLCSLSSDPSDFTYLTPGHFLIGQSLTSFPEKDVIHIPENKLNLWQHLSKLHQVFWKK comes from the coding sequence ATGTTTAGATTTGCTAATAATGCTAAACCGCTTTCTCGCAAGGTAACTGATACCCTTGAAGTCAGCGAACTTCAAAACGCTGAACTTAAGATTATTAAGATGCTTCAGTATTCCAACTTCTCGAGTGAGTTTTCTGAGCTTAAGAAAGGTAAAACTCTATCTAATAAGTGTCTGTTACCACTAAATTCCTTTTTGGATGAAAATGAAATGCTCCGGGTGGGAGGTCGCCTTAGAAACTCAGACGTTACCTTTGATCAAAGGTACCCTCTTCTCCTCCCCTCAAAAAATCGTGTAGTTCGTCTCATCCTCCACAGAGAACATGTCAGACTCTGTCACTCGGGCCCACAAAATACTTTGTCACAAATTCGTCTCAAATATTGGCCTTTAAATGGACTACGAGAAGTCAAAAAGGTCACTCACCAAAGTATGGTTTGTTTCAGGTTTCGTGCCAAGCCCGCTACCCAGATTATGGCAGATTTACCAAAAGAACGTTTAAACTCCTCTCGAGTGTTCGCTCATGTCGGATTAGATTTTGGTGGACCCTTTCAGATAACGGCTTCCAACCTTCGCAAGGCTCCTTTACTAAAATCGTATATTGCTCTTTTCATTTGCTTGTCGACTCGAGCTGTTCATATTGAAGTCGTTTCCGGTCTCTCTACTGAGACGTTTCTTCTCGCTCTAAAACGCTTTATTAGCCGTAGAGGCCTCCCTCAGACAATATTCAGTGACAACCCCACGAACTTTCTTGGTGCTCGCAACCAGCTGTTTGAACTCTATAAGTTTTTCAAGGAAAAGGAAAGCTCTCGTTCTATTAAAGAATTTTTTTGCCTCATCTCATATTCGCTGGAAAACTATAGTTCCTCGAGCCCCTCACCATGGTGGTATTTGGGAAGTGCTATAAAGAGCGCAAAGCATCATATGCGTAGGCTCCTGGGCAATGTTAAGCTTACGTTCGAAGAATTCACCACAGTTCTCTTTCAAATTGAAGCTGTGCTCAACTGCCGACCTCTTTGCTCCCTTTCAAGTGACCCCTCCGATTTTACGTATCTTACTCCTGGACACTTCTTGATTGGACAATCTCTTACGTCATTCCCTGAAAAAGATGTGATCCACATTCCAGAAAACAAATTGAATTTATGGCAACATTTGTCCAAACTCCATCaagtgttttggaaaaaatga